TCAACATTACTCACTAGTCGATACCGGTCATAGGATTTGTAGTGGCATAAATTGTTGGCTAAGATTGATGGgtccaggggtgcagctaggaattaaggctagggggggggggggggtttcaggtgcaactaatactggggtgcctgggggcgtggtatacccaccagggtaagcggtgggtgcaggggccctccgccagaaaaaaataaagataaatagttcaatatgttgagttttacggtcttctgagggatattttgttaatcctcactcgattctataagcaatattaatccaattaagtaaattagattaaacttaaaaatttctctgacctctgggggggctttatcccccaaaaacctccCCTTGCTGCCCCACTGGATGAGTCCAAACACATCTTAAAATGTCATGCTTAGGCTTTCACCCACATAGTAAGCAAAACCTTCACAATAATACATGGTTTTATCAGATAATGAAAAAGAGGCTTCCTATTCTACCAAGAAACAATACTTAGATTTATGCTCACCCGGACTTTAATCCAGAGTAAACATATCCTAATAAGTTGGGAGGGAATAACAATCGACACAAACTGCGCCTGAATTGTAAAacattaatgagtaagtaatcaccgtcttgaaaaaatattacgaagacagctattaaaaagcaaaatagaagagaaaattcCATATAATAAGGAATAAAGTCAACACTGaattatgatatgaaagatgAAGGCAACAAAACTCTCTGACTCCCCAGATTAGGTACATGTATTATATAATTTACAACATAAGTCTACAATAAAGAACAATGTTAACAAAACTATTAAGATAAAGATTTACACCTTTCCTATGGGCCATTTCCACTGATTAGAAGGAGGTACTTGGCATAATGGCTCCCATGGCTTCCATGCCAGCATTCGACGTGCAAGATTTAGTTCGTTTTCTGCCTGTATAATCACTTCTTCTATTTGACCACAGTTTATCTTTTCTTCCAGTTTGGCAACATTGGGTTCCTGAAAATTCCATAGATATTTCAATTCCATGCAACGAAACTCAGCTGATGTACGACTGCTAGTCTTGGTTCTATATAGGATATGAATTTTCACTCACCGTCTGAACATGTAGAGCTCTTTCTTCAACTATTTGCTCAGTGTACTTCCTATATGACGAAGTTTCCGGCATTTTTTGCAGAACACGAAGAGTTTTGTTGTAAAGAGCTCCCAACGTATGATGAGGGTTTTTCGCTACCGCCAGCAAAGTTAAATTGGTAGTCtacaacaaaaataaaagtttctcactggaagttaattatttaattgccatttttcatacgaataaataatgtaaataccTTCTTTATCGCCCCAGACGCCATTATTAATCTGAAATATCTACTCCTTTGATCGTCCGCAGATTTCGTCCACCATAACAAAAGGGTCGATCGTCCTGAACTATCGAGCGTATCGACGGTCGAGGTGATAATAATCGATTCCTCGAAAGCATCGACATAtacttagaccatttaagtaagtagacgtgccattcgggcggaacgctgtggccaacatcgcacggcggggaagtgagtgggatgagggagcgtgacgtcacggttgggactgcagacgatattccgtatgcgcgcttgagatattttaacgctcattcgctgcaaagtcgccgaaaagtgacgatattgggcacgcaaaatgattatacacttaataaatatatttttacgatgaactaaggcattttatagccttgactgtgcgcaaaaagctaaataaatcaagataaagctagaagcgatcgtattaaataaattgattaagaatgtcatatgtaaacatgggcgtacccagcgaaggccagggggagcagctgtccccatagaagcaaaaatcgcaaaatgctttaagcaaaatcagtactgaattggaacgaaagtattcaacaaattttcttcaaaccaacgaaaaatgatatgtattagtataagttaagtaactgaaataaaactattttttcaaggaaatgatcacataaactaataaagcgctgttataatgtccttcattcatcttttccatgctaaaatgtctcaacttggcttgccccccccccctcctagaacatggcttccccccctagaccatggctttcctccccctagaccataccttttcaccccctctaggtaaaaagaaggggtcatggcaagtatctcgtaattttttccgcaaaaaccagtttattgcgatctcggtaatcttcaataaaaactattaaacaaatcgttttatttataagcccagtacaatgaagcctagattaacgtatttacactgaaaatacgcattttgaaaagtcctacgtgagattaaaaagaaggcgtggagcaaaatcccacgatatttcacaaagggtgaagggaggggtccataaaaaggcaaaattatttttgaaatattccttattactagtagattaacataacggtgacattcctagaaaatgaatattaagactgtcccaacggtcgtgtgtcatttttgacccgtaattttagtaactttgcttcgagcaatattcataaaaattggcacacttatggggaaaggtcctaagttttgttgagtttaaggaaaaattttacaattttgaccttttgacctcgcaatgtgggtccaaaccaaaaattttaatttgccttatgtggttttaatgtaaaaaatcgagattgaaaaatgtctaaatttcattgaccaaaaatgtcaattcttgggttttcggacacaagaaacccgaaaaaaacacttaaatttacgaaaattcaaccgttgacccagtaaggtcaccgtcaaggtcataagggtggcaaaaagaatagcataccaacaaaggtgtcgatccatggattttatagggcacccaagtcattgatattgtccaaatacccgtattattcactaactcacctccaaggttaatacggaggtcaaaggccgtagaggtaaacgtccggccatcgtgacacccaggtttcgaaccatatgttttcaagggtgccaaagtcgatttttcagttaatagatccgtattgttgatttgttgaccaccgaggtctcaatgggggtcaaaggtcatagagttaaatgtctggccatcatgacaaccaacgtgtcaaaccataggttttgaagggtcccaaagtcagttacgcagttcattcatccgtgcaacaatttattttgacctccgaaagtcataatgggggtcaaaggtgatagagattttagtcgaccgctttgactttctgaccgcttttgattcagatattttaaacttcattcgctacttcgattaccaaattttatctccctcaataacttcaatagcatttaaaaaaaggtgattgtttgtttttaaactctagctaaatttgaggattctttttcaaaactctcttctacaattctaggacattaagcctgatatagaaagtaggaattcatggtgtggtataatttaaaaattctatctacagctgacgaaagaggtaactagcgcgttttactgtaaccaagtattttcttatacatgcgacttccgcattttcacaaaattcgttcagcatttgaagacgcacagtgtaatgtagaaatagaaatatattttaatgacaatattttccacatctgcgggcaacaaaacagcagctgtttgaacggccttatgcatcatgtgcgctgcaaaaccgatttgataacttgtgatgtacagaccttagatctgaaggaatgactataaaaaatagaatggaaatacatccttctgctaatgctagtttcttttcttcgttttcataaattgtttttacttaaaatttccgtattttggaggaagatagagcagtatttaagtatcttttatggtcttgcgtctccaagtgcttcgaaatatcatactgccgtgaaaaatagaaatttatccgttacatttcacacatttgatagagtaatcgcgtctggatttttttaataaaatgagattcacttcttagatgatctttgaatccacatcctcttttcttacgtattgtgacaagaatataaaaaattaaattatgtcgtaaattgtttaaagaatttaattgaaaactctgtaagtacatacgtacaaaattacataaaaatatttaataagttattcaatatattaaatataattgattgttataaagcaaatttatttttaaaattattttaatccaatcctctctttctttctaattttaaatatgttaataggtattatttattcccagaattttccgtagcgtacgtaaatcgtaggtgtcacttgcaaagccggcgacctttttccaccatcgcaaaatatatataacacgagagctgtctgctaagtaaaaaattatgcatttatgaaataactaaattacttacctaaataatatgaatgctgatttgttgacatccctttttagtagcgctagcgcgcagctcaatttgcatcgcataattgaccgtttaaaaattactatatgcgaaggcgttgccgcgttacttcgtggacgaccggcaaattctttacaccatgacccttttcctctctaaaattcccccggttacaacttttgtgcaagatttcatgtttttataacgatgttccgaatgatgctagatcgctaacgagataagaaaaaaatctgcggaagtttacaaagggctttgtcttcattttactgccacaatattttttcgtcgctgccaatgacgaaaaaaaccactgttcattaattgtaaattcaccaatccaaccatggctgagagaatacttctcgtacataacgcaatatatattagtacttttaattgaaaaatcgcgaagaaaatggtcaaaataccgcagtgatacagtgaatccccattcgttgccatgcgctacgacgatgagcgtcccaaccgttacgtcacgcccctttaaaagtgggtggggaaggaagggagcggaggggagatgttggccacacggcgagacatgggtaggggtggggaatggcgggtctagttcttatatggtctaaggaccaagggggcgacaaaactgcgatatatcgtatggaaaacctcttttgttttgatttttccggagccccagtggtccaacggcctacccaacatagaggcgctggtgtagcctgtttttctgagcagtaacggcagtaacgaactgggggctgccatattgaatctcgctgtaaacaaacgtgatattgaggcttattgatagtcattagtgttaactgcagactttttttattgcttacagtgtcccttacgattttggaatgtgctcgatgaaggatacgagtctcaatgatcttggttattgctaaattgcgtgggtatgaaatgtatttggtgatgaaaatgtgagtaattctgtttccttcattatttcattttgatttcagcctgtgattagctaaccttttctcatgttttcaaaattttatggtgtcttgtattccttatatttcaatatgtttttcattgtacttgcagtttttctagtgttcaaactactcatttatcgctagtgctattcttaggtttgtttaatgctaatcattttgttggttatgtatgtaatttgctatttcaactctgtcctttcaactgtttaattgtcattaattgagcattattcattaagtgttctacgatgtttacatttcttaaaactttaatctctttccctttgaagtaagaacttaatttctactacattggtataaaatattcttcacttttcttgttttctacttttgggatactttctttcgtataagtgatggatattaacttataagaacctttcattttaagactcctctgcctacatatgctatcttaatgggtactcgtcatgaactacctcctacgaaataatgtccttctcctttcataattaaataattatcttccatgaaatgatattcaaaattgcatgcttatttctagtgaagtaatgttatggtctatggtttcaggattagcattattttccctgtcccagaggtgttgcaagatacatctacctcaaggaatactgggtcaccctctttgtctgtaactgtggagtgtttacttaagtaatggaatctttctcctattacgcaaaggctgctatctcatgttgtaattgatatttgttgcttgtgcatctcatgtgcttgtataattgttaacttccacagatttcatctctagtatgtcatattgaaattgttattgttgtatttcttttaccagttattgtatcaataaataccaatgtccactaaagtaagtttccgagatcattattcttaccaaccaccagatcgccagttgactttgtacatgaatcttgtattatggttactagttaagtaacctggggaagttcatcaggaagattttcctacattcattgcttttaagtttctcgcaatcgcagtagcattattaagcctgaatagcacgccctatcgtgacgcgtaaaagaacaggcgccgagatgtccattcaaatttcgcggcagccttggaccactggcatagatggcactgatgtatcaaaacctatacgcattatccttatgggtatgtcgcccccttgctaaGGACATATACGAAAACATATGAGTGGCGATATCTTCCTGCTAGAACGAAGGACGGCCTGTTAACATCGGTCGGAAATTACCGTTTGAAAGCCAACTAAAAACTTGAAAATGGCTTCACCAACTGGTGGTGTTAGGCCTTTCCCTATAGAGGGTCGAGTGGGCCGTGAAAGGGAAAGGTTAATGGGTATGACCGATGAAGAACGAGCTTGGAGAAAACAGTGGCTCAAAGATCAAGAGTTAACTCCCCGTGAACCACTATATCAGTCAGAAGATCATCCAGATTTGATCAATCCAATAAGGAGAGTTTACCGTTTTCCTCTTGACAAAGCTTTCGGAGCACTAGCACCAGTGTTGGTGAGTATTGTGTCATATTACCGTAGTTCTATTACCCCCCATGTGTGAATTTTCCCTGATGGGTTTCAATCTTTTTCAGGGGAAGGAACGGGCGATGAAAACGCGCTGGTGGACTGGTAAAATTCTGCTGGGCCTTTTTTCAGTTTACGCCACTGCTTACTACTTCAAATACAACCAAAATGTATGTTCTTGGTCTCTTGGTATAAGATGTGGTAGTTAGGTTTCCAATGTAAACAACTGTGATTGCTATGTTCTAGGATTGGACTAGACGTGGAGGTTGGAGAGTAATATCAGCTCGTCCATCTGTATATCCAGGCGACCCTACTTTTCCTGCAAAATCCGAACGATCAGTTCCCTCGGATTATGCTGACCGAAAGTTCAAAACATCGGTTATATGAACTGTTTGGAAACCAGTGAAGTGGCTAGTACGCTGTTTTTCCCTTAATAGTCCGGTAGGTTTCATGTcctgtgaaatttttattgcggTGGAATGCAAAGTGTGCGGAGAGAATTTAGTTTGTAAATAAAGAGTTTATTTAATATCAACAGGGTATGTCATTTATGCCACTCTTATTCCACCCGAAGGTAATTCAGTGCATTCCGCTTTTCATAATGATTTCAAGGTTTGTTGGCCGCATAAAATTCCTTGGGAATGCAATTGTGAATGTAGGTTGCTTTTTTCATAAGATGTGTGCCATCAAAACTTAGTTTAACGAAGGAAAATATTGCTTATTTAAATCGTTTGAAGGATTATTGACGaaatatttaagagaaatttATTGTTCGTCGAGGACTTCGCATGAGTATTCCATCTGCAAATTCATGAAGTGAGTGGGTGAACAGTTAAGGGTGTGATGTTCTTCTGGGACCCGTGAGGTGAAAGTCATTTACATTGCTAGTAGGAAATGAGAAATTCGTAAAATACGATCGAACTACAGTTGTAAGGTCAATTCACTGTTCTCTTTCAGGGTTTGAATTTATGCCAACTTTGCCTCTACCTTCCTGCTACTCTCACCTTCATCTGTTGTCTTTGTGCTCAGTCAGCCATTCAAAGTGTGTGGAGACTTCTCATGTTTCCTGCTGGGTCCATGGATTGATTGCTTCTGTTTTGAAACTAGTGATGTGTCTAGTATGAAGGCAGTTTGTTTTTCTGCAAATACGTGCATAGTCCTATATGTTTCAATTTCTTGAGGAATTTCCTCTGAATGGGCTCATTACCAGTTTTTGTTAATTGACGATTATATTACAGTTTTGAAAATTAAGTCTGGAATTTCTCAATGCCCTCAATGCTTCTCAAGCTATTTTCGATGAAATATCAACAGCCATAACCCTTTCACAGGTAAGTTGATGATTTCATGAACTCTTGCCCAGCTTCATGTAAATTgacgtgagaaaaaattccccaagACCGGGAGTCGAACCACAAACATTTGGCTTTATTAACATTTTCTAACACTGTGTTAGAATaaaacctggatagcatagtggtctccACTCAGGCCCGGAAAGCCAtgaaggtctgtggttcgattcttGGAGTTAAAATGAATTTCACCACAGTTCACACAGCAGGATCGAAATGTTACACATCTTCCCTTCTCTTCAACTCCTCTAACTCATGCATTGGCCTCATATGGCTGGTCATTGCCTGCACACAGGCAAGCAATTCCATCTCTTGATGTGCGGCCCTCCCTGAAGAAATGAGTCTAATGACATTACCAACCCAAGTAGCGGCTACTTCACTTTTTTACTGTATACTGATGAGAGAATGGCTAAATGGGGCGATCgtgttggtatggtggctagtgtgttggcttccacTTCCTGTGGGATCCAGTTCAATTCCCGGCTATGGctgagaattttcatagactgcctgACAAGTgacaactcatgaaaagtagcagcttctttacttttttaatgtgTACTCATGAGAGAATGGCTAAATGGGGCGATCGTGTTGGTGAggtggctacagtgttggcttccATTTCCTGTGGGGTCCAGTTCAAATCCCagctgtggcagagaattttcatagactgcctgATCCGCACTTGAATGAAGTGAGGAggatacatatttgaaatatcatcatATTTCAGTGTTGACTTCGTTCCTAATTATATGGAATTTTCTCTTCTCCTTTGCTATTTAATAGCTGTCttaataatatttgttcaagGTGGTGATTACTTATTTGACTTACTCATTAATGCTCAATGCTGTGAATGTGGTAGTTTCATTGCAAATCATACAAAATTGGTCGGAATTTAAATCttgtataaattattattagtcTGCTGCAATGATTTCTTCTGTGGGTTATGTGAATTCTAAACCACGTAAGTATGTATGCCTATTTACATGTGGGCATACTGAGCTATAGGGGTGAATCCAGCCAGATAGGGAAGTGAGGAGGAGGTagtacccccccccctcccaggtATCCTTCCATCATTAGTTGTCGTATGCAAGTGAAAGTGGCTCTGTAAGTTGTACTGAAGAAGGACTAAATGGGCTGTGACCAAATGGATGGATGCACTGCATGTATAGGCCACTATACAGGTTGTTCCAAACCATTACATTGGCCATTTCTGTGACTATACATGCCATGTAGGCAGATATACGGCAACTACATAGTGTGTGTAGGTGACTACTAGGGCTGTGAAAGAGGTGTGGCATTTTTAAAGCCTCCATCACTTTTTCCTTGGAACTAAGTCTACTCTCCATGGAGCATGTCAGAGTTAGCCTCTAGAATTAGTCACAGGACTTCAGTAACAGACAGTGAGCAAGAGATACTGAAGAAAAGAGCATCAAATGAGACTCTGACTCAAATAGCCGGAGACTTAAAATTGACAACTGCAATTGATAGAAACTTCATACCCAGCCATACTGGTTGTCACGACTTAAATGAGAGAGAGGTCTATGCCTAACTTCCCTTCTTATACATTCTCAATGATGGAATCCATCCATAGGTCAATGGTCTTGGCCGAGAGGCTCCTGCCTTGATTTCCTTAGTAGTAACGAGAATTATTCCCCAATACTCCAACCAAAATTTCCCACTTCTTTCAACTGCTAATCCTCCTTTTCTTCTAGGTAACCTATGGCATACTTAAATGGATTCCCTCATTCCACCTAGCAATCAGGTATGCCAAATAAGCCAGAACTGTCAAAATTGTAAATACGTACACTGTCAGAAATGAAATGAACTTAGGGTCTGAAGTCACAATCCAATGTTATTAGGTTTtggaattcttttaattttttttggcaaaaaggTGGGCTGATTTCCTAAAAAATCATGAGGCCATTAGGCTAAAAGGAGAATAAAGTCATGGTAAACTCAAGCCTTCTTTGAAGTTGGCTGTTGTATGATTACTCTTGCATGGGGCCCATAGCTCTCTTCTTTGGGTTGCAAACACTATCGCTCCAATCCTCTCCAAAATTTTGATCTGGTTGACTTACCAATGCAGAAGTTTCTGACCTGCTTCTTCTCAGTCTGCTCATATCCATATGGTGCCTCTTCTTGGCTTTCCTCTGGTACCTCTCACAATCATCCTCCACCTTTAGATGAGGACAGTCACTAAGGGCGCTGAGAATATCTGGGATGGTGACACATGCAGTCTTGTGCAAATCTGCTTGGTCAACTTTCTCTTCCGAGTGCGCTCTACGTCTTTTACGTGTAATTCTCTTCTCCCCAGCATCACAATTCAGGAGTGAGGGACTTGGTTCATCATCATCTATCGTTAGGTCTATGATCTCTGGTGTTGGTGGCTTGTACATCCCTATCATGATGCAATCATTGGAAGAGGAGGTGCTGATTATGTCGAGGGTCTCCTCATTTCTCAGTTGTATTAGTGGGTTTAAATGCTGGTCCATCCTCACTATCACTACACGTGGTGTCCTGATTAGTAGGATTTAGAACAGAGCTTATTTTtactgttgaaaaaatatttggtaattgTTAATTGCAGTGACTCACTGTATTTTTTCTGATGGCCTTCAATTTGGCTCTTGagtatgtaatatatttttttggtgcAATGATGCAGAATAAATCAAGAAATGCAATTTTCcagcaaaaaaatcttttcttttggAATGGCTTTTTGGATCTATGGAAGCCATGCAAGGTGTAGAAAAGGTTGAAACAGCCACCTGTGTCACCCAAGAGATTACATTCATTCAACATAATCAGTACATATTATGATTTTAGCATCTCATGTTCTGTTTGATGAGAAAAATAGTAGTTCAGCTTAAACTATAtgtattcatgaataaataatggGTTACATTACAAATGTGAAAATAAAGAGTCTAAACATGGAGTACATTAAAATGTATGAAGGATAATAAACAAAGGAATGAGAACATATGATGATCCCTTTAACCCAATTTGATGATTGCCCTGGTGATGGAATGAATGGACAGGTAAACTAAGTGAGAATATTAGTGCTACATACATGCTAAGACTCTCCAGCCAAAGCAATTTCATATATCATACCTGATACAATGGAGCAGAATAATTAATCTCCAACTCTCATCCACTGATATCTGGTTCTTATAGTTTAAGGTACCTATTAGTGTATGAAGCCAACAAGGGTCTTGAGGTCTCTgtcataggaaatttttatggagACTTGTCAAAGTATCCctcaatgaaagagaaaaaatgaagtgatgaaataggaTCTTGGAATAATGTTGCAATGGTGAGGGCAGTTTGGCTATAAAATCTGAAACaggaaatggaaaatagataCATAAGGATTGTTATAAGTTGAGATGGAAGGAGGGGTGGGGTTTACTGTAGTGATATAGTTTAATTTAGAGGTTTGGACCACAGTTAATGAAGGGTAGCTTTGGTATTAAATGGGAAACTCAGTGATAGTAATTGACTTGGAGCTggacagtggtgtagccaggaatttcattagtggggtccaaaaccagggggagaaatttttttaaaacagcatTTCCTATCGTACTGCCCATTTCGTATTGTTTCTTCCCACTCCACGCTGCTAATATGCCGACGACAAGTGCCCAAAAGGAGACCGATTGGTTGGTAAGAAAAAGAGAAGAGTTGCCTCAGATTATAAGGGTTTGCTCCTTGCAATACACTGTACCAGACTAgagggcaaaatatttcttggttctctcccTCACagaatggtttcctattatatttttattgcctaaatcgaaagattattactcctggagtgcgtatttcatgcttttaaatttttaaatggtgagatctattttttgcgattaaatgaaaagtgaaaaatttcaagcgagtGGAAATGtcacggctaagtatgaatgctaggaaaagcccatgtgacatcgttctggttccctctgccgccgtgtagggtgaccttggggcgaggatatgtgggccgcagcgatgcaggctgctatcaggtagcagagtaccctgctagatggtagcgcttggcttaaataaggattattaataccttatcaaacgaaggaaactttccgaccattggcaattttaataggtgcctattaagagatgtttccctgagctctgtgcctcatgcatgcattggtaatctcagacgttgtaaaactcttatctactcgtatagaaactaggtccctttcacgtcacgtggggtggcatctgatgggcgccaatctggcctttttcaaatgcggttaaaattgaccattgccattcgtctaaacagggatttgtaaaaccaaataacttgtatattatgaatacaccaatggtgggtaacgaatcgcaatcaatgcctttcgttttctttgatgaaggaaactaccctattaaaatcaTGTACTTCCGTAGCTAAAGGGTTAAATAATTGCAAACTTTAATTACTGTCTATTCTCAGTGATAGCTTCATTGAACTTTGGCCACTCACGATGGGTGGATATTTGTTGCATTGTGAATGCTAGATTTGGGAAAACCATGACAGCCAGCATCGAGTCAACATCAACTGGACATCAACTAATACCAGCTACTGTTGCTGGTGACAGGGAAAGCTGATGAAGTAATTTTCCATGTACAATCACCTCCTCCATTAAAATGCCAGTGAATGAAAAAAGTAGGTAATGCTTACGATAAAAGGAGAATTGAACATGCTGATTCTGAAATTTGATGAAGGATCATTTCTTGAAAGCTTTTCATTAACCCATCACTGCAGCTTATGCACTTTGTGAACTTAAAagagtaattaaatttttattcttttatgtcCTGCCAAGTGACTGGTCGTGTATTGATTGCTGAGCTCTATTCTGCCACTCAGCCGGGACTGAAGtgaatggattaaaaattttagtgtCACACTCAATGACCCATGTTTCGATCAGTCATTAGATATACTTTGTATGGGGTTACTACGACTTTTTGTATCTTCATTTATCCAATAATTTACTTCCTTTACGTGACCAAACTGTGCCATGAATTCCCAAGTGTAATACACTCTCATGCATAGCGTCATgcgcgtacccagcgaggggcaggagggcagctgccccccttagaagcaaaaattgcaaatatctttaagaaaattagtactgaattgaaacgaaagcattcaacaaactttctttaa
The DNA window shown above is from Ischnura elegans chromosome 4, ioIscEleg1.1, whole genome shotgun sequence and carries:
- the LOC124157451 gene encoding NADH dehydrogenase [ubiquinone] 1 beta subcomplex subunit 6, producing the protein MASPTGGVRPFPIEGRVGRERERLMGMTDEERAWRKQWLKDQELTPREPLYQSEDHPDLINPIRRVYRFPLDKAFGALAPVLGKERAMKTRWWTGKILLGLFSVYATAYYFKYNQNDWTRRGGWRVISARPSVYPGDPTFPAKSERSVPSDYADRKFKTSVI
- the LOC124157452 gene encoding NADH dehydrogenase [ubiquinone] 1 alpha subcomplex subunit 5; amino-acid sequence: MASGAIKKTTNLTLLAVAKNPHHTLGALYNKTLRVLQKMPETSSYRKYTEQIVEERALHVQTEPNVAKLEEKINCGQIEEVIIQAENELNLARRMLAWKPWEPLCQVPPSNQWKWPIGKV